A window of the Nitrosococcus wardiae genome harbors these coding sequences:
- a CDS encoding class I SAM-dependent methyltransferase, whose translation MKQPDPKLMLVQRFFAGTGKSYDFMVNGATLGIDRLWKRKMVNMMPPNPRRILDFACGTGISTLAIANRYPDCQVVGVELREEYLEVARYKVQKLGVNNIELVLSRAEDYRSKEPFDCISSSYLAKYADLKLLTHSSKTMLKEGGLLLMHDFTFPPKPYLVQIWRFYFKMLQTIGTFFFPSWREIYYGLPQLIEESPWLSELKESLQQEGFRHIQMEYLTLYGSAIVSARK comes from the coding sequence ATGAAACAACCTGATCCAAAATTGATGTTGGTCCAGCGGTTTTTTGCTGGGACTGGCAAGAGCTATGATTTTATGGTCAATGGGGCGACCTTGGGAATTGATCGTCTCTGGAAACGCAAGATGGTGAATATGATGCCGCCGAATCCCAGGCGCATCTTAGACTTTGCTTGTGGGACAGGGATTTCCACCTTGGCTATTGCTAACCGCTATCCTGACTGCCAGGTGGTTGGCGTAGAATTGCGGGAAGAATACCTGGAGGTTGCACGTTACAAGGTTCAGAAATTAGGGGTCAATAACATTGAGCTGGTATTAAGCCGGGCAGAAGATTATCGCTCAAAGGAGCCTTTTGATTGCATTAGTTCCTCCTACTTGGCTAAATATGCTGATTTGAAGCTTCTTACCCATAGCAGCAAGACCATGCTGAAAGAGGGGGGGCTACTCTTAATGCATGACTTTACTTTTCCTCCCAAACCTTACCTTGTCCAAATCTGGCGTTTTTACTTTAAGATGCTTCAGACTATTGGCACCTTTTTTTTCCCCTCCTGGAGAGAAATCTATTATGGGCTGCCCCAGTTGATTGAGGAGAGTCCTTGGCTGTCAGAGCTGAAAGAATCGCTCCAGCAAGAGGGGTTCCGCCATATTCAAATGGAATATTTGACTCTTTATGGTTCAGCCATTGTTTCAGCCCGGAAATAG
- a CDS encoding TerC family protein — translation MEWIAEPQAWIALATLTSLEIVLGIDNIIFISILVSRLPDQQRHKARIMGLSLAMGMRIVLLLSLAWVMRLTTPLFSLLGEEISGRDIILIGGGLFLLAKSTLEIHNSLEGAEEHTQGLQVVSFGAILAQIAILDIVFSLDSVITAIGMVNQIPVMVIAIVIAVLIMMIAAKSIGEFVDAHPTVKMLALSFLVLVGVTLIAEGFDLHIPKGYIYFSMAFSVTVEMLNLRLRKKARTPVKLHKPL, via the coding sequence ATGGAGTGGATTGCCGAACCTCAAGCGTGGATAGCCCTGGCGACGCTTACCTCGCTTGAGATTGTTCTTGGTATAGACAATATCATTTTTATTTCTATCCTTGTCTCTCGATTACCTGACCAACAACGACATAAAGCAAGAATAATGGGCCTGTCGTTGGCGATGGGTATGCGTATTGTTTTACTACTATCGCTAGCTTGGGTAATGCGTTTGACGACTCCTCTCTTCTCTCTACTGGGAGAAGAGATATCAGGACGGGATATTATTCTTATCGGCGGTGGACTCTTTTTGTTGGCAAAAAGCACCTTGGAAATTCATAACAGCCTCGAAGGAGCAGAAGAACATACTCAAGGATTGCAAGTGGTCAGCTTTGGGGCAATACTTGCTCAAATCGCAATTCTAGATATTGTATTCTCCCTTGATTCGGTGATCACTGCCATCGGCATGGTAAACCAGATTCCCGTGATGGTCATTGCCATCGTCATTGCAGTTCTTATCATGATGATTGCCGCAAAATCTATTGGGGAATTTGTGGATGCTCATCCTACCGTAAAAATGCTTGCCTTAAGCTTTTTGGTATTAGTAGGGGTGACTCTAATTGCTGAAGGCTTCGATCTCCATATTCCGAAGGGATATATTTACTTTTCTATGGCCTTTTCCGTTACGGTGGAAATGCTCAACCTGCGTCTCCGAAAAAAAGCAAGAACTCCAGTCAAACTCCATAAACCCCTTTGA